The nucleotide sequence TGATCCGAGGGCCTATTTTATCCACTAACCATCCTATGAGTAAGCGGGCAATGACGGTAATAGCTACAGAAGCTATGATGATGTTTCCAATCTGGGCCTTGCTAAGGTCCAATTCCTCCCTGACGATTGCCATCAGGGGGGCAATGCCAAACCAACCAAAAAAACATAGGAAGAAGGCAAACCAAGAAAGGTGAAAGGCCCGCATCTGTGGGGTTTTAAAATCCAACAACTTGATGGAGGTGGCTTTTGTGGCTACTTTTTTCATGTCAATAATGCGTTAATGGTTAAATCTTTTTTTTGTTAGACCTTAAGGATAGTTCCTAAACTTAAAAGAGAATTTACTTTACTATTCCGGCTGACAGCCTTGATAAAAAGGCTTGGCCGTTTCTTCCAGTTGAAAATTCATCTAGTTGAAAGGCCCCAACCTTTTCCCGTATAACCGATCTGTCAATCACATGCTACTGGACCAATTATTTTCTGCTAGTAGTTATTTTAAATTACGTACTTATACTTGCAGGTAAAATATGGTATGGCCAGGATTATTTTAGGTTTATAGCTGATGACTATGAGCTATTATACTGTTCAAAGAGGATCCTAATACTTTCATTCCTTTTACTGAATATTGGATCCTCTTTTATTGAGCAGCTTGTGGTTTTCTTTGAATTACTGAAAACTACTGATGCTAAGGTAAGTTATTATTTTTAAAATAAGTAAAAATACGTAATTAATTTTACGTAAAATTTATATTTCTACGTAGTTTGATCGATGAAAGGGCTTGGACAAGACCTGTTTTTTGTTCCTATGATGTATTTAAGCAATAATAGGGGTATTATTAATACATGATCATGATGGGAATTTGGAAGGGCATGTTTGATTGGGAAACAAATTATATCAATGGGCTCAAAATAAACTTTAACTTTAAAGACTGGTTTTGTAAAGATCAAGCATAATTAAGATGAAAAAGGATACACTGAAGTTTTTGGAACAATTGGCTGCTAATAATAGCAAAGAATGGATGGATGCGAACAGAAATTGGTATTTGGAAGTAAAGGAGGGGTTCTTAGCTACTGTAGGAGAATTATTAGCAGAGCTAAGTAAAATGGATCCGCGCTTCGCCATCCTAAAACCAAAGGAATGTATTTTTAGACAAAACAGGGATATTCGGTTCAGTGCCAACAAAGAACCCTATAAGAATAATATGGGAGCATATTTTTCTCCAGGGGGTAAAAAATCATCACTCCCAGGGTACTATTTGCACCTACAACCTGGAGAGTGTTTTTTGGCAGGAGGGATTTGGATGCCCGCTTCGGATGTCCTGAAGAAGATCCGGCAAGAAATAGATTATTCGGGGGCAGAATTAAAGGAGATCATTGAAGCGAAGTCTTTTAAAGATGCATTTGGGGGGATAGAAGGGGAAAAGCTCAAGACATCTCCTAGGGATTACCCTTCTGAGCATCCATATATTGACTTTTTGAGGATGAAGAGTTTTATAGTCACCAAAGCGTTGACAGATAGCGAGGTCTTATCTAAGGGCTTAGTGGCTATATGTATTGATGCTTATGGGAAAATGGATAGGTTCAATGAATTTCTTTCCAGGGCAGTGGATGAAAGTGATGGAGGAGAAGGGATACTGTAGTTTGGCGGGCATGGTCCGTATAGTCTGTTTTTTATTTTTTGAAGAGCGCTAATTTTTAAAAAATATCATTCGATATAAGGGGTTTTTGAGCGTCTGAGCTAATATTTTTTTCTTTATTAAAAATAAATCTAAATAAGTATTGCAAGATAGCTTATGGTGATATATTTTTGCATTCAATTAGATTAAGTCTAAATAAGACAGAGGGTTTTAGGCTTATTTCTGATTTTTTAGAATAAGAGGAGGGATGAATTTTCAATTGAAATCCAACTAAACAATAATACAGATAGTATGGGGAAGTCTTTACATAGAACAGGTATACAATTTTGCATAGGAATTTTGCTGATTTTCTGTGGGCTTACTGCTTTCTGTCAAGATGTTGATGCAGCAACAGTAAAGGGGAGGATATTTGATTCAAAGTCTCAACCTGTTCCTGGTGCCATTATAAGGGTAAAAGACAGTCCTTTGACCGCCATATCATCCTTGGATGGAAGTTATCAGATTCTTAATGTGCCTGAGGGGAGTTTTGAGTTTCAACTTTCGTGCATGGGCTACGAGGCCCATTCAAAGATAGTATTGGTGAACAGTGGGGATGCTGTTCTTCAGCTGGATTTTTCTTTGGCAGAGTCGACCACTGAACTTGATGGGGTGATCGTGGAGGGGCAGTCTGTCAAAAGTGAAATAGAAACCAAGGGCTTTGCGGTAGAGGTAGTGGAAACCGAAAAGGCTGCCTTGCAATCTGTACAAACCAACGATCTGCTCAATAGAACAGCAGGGGTCCGTGTACGACAGAATGGAGGCCTAGGCTCACGGGTGGATTATAACCTTAATGGGATGACAGGCGGTTCTGTCCGCATATTTATAGATGGTCTGCCGATCTCTACCTATGGACCTTCGTTTAGCTTGAATAGTATTCCTCCAGCTCTAATTGATCGCATAGAGATTTATAAGGGAGTGATACCTGCCCACCTTGCGGATGATGCACTGGGCGGTGCCATCAATGTGATCTTGAAAAAAGGAGTGGCCAATAACCTATCAGCTTCCGTTTCTTACGGCTCTTTCAATACTTTTCAAAATAACCTGAATGCAGTTTACCGAGATGAAAACTCTGGATTTACTGCAAAAATCTCTGCCTTTCACAACTACTCTGACAATGACTATGAGGTTTGGGGGAAATTTGTCAGGAATATTTTGCCCAATGGAAGATATGATTATGTGCGCGCCAAAAGGTTTAATGATAGCTATAGGTCTGTGGGAGGAAAAATCGACCTTGGTTTTTCTAATGTGAGTTGGGCAGATCAGTTTTTTGTTAGTTATACTGGCTCAGATGATTATAATGAAATCCAGCATGGTGCCTACATGTCTATTCCTTACAAAGGTCGCTTTACTACATCGCAATCAAATGTCTTTGGGCTGAACTACTCCAAAGAGGATCTACTTACCAAAGGCCTTGACCTTAATTTCAATGGTTCTTTTTCCAAGAGATCAGAAGTGGTGACAGATACCGTAAAGTGGAATTATAATTGGTTTGGTGAAAGAAGCCTAGGGAAATATGGTGAACCTATTT is from Echinicola marina and encodes:
- a CDS encoding DUF2461 domain-containing protein, which encodes MKKDTLKFLEQLAANNSKEWMDANRNWYLEVKEGFLATVGELLAELSKMDPRFAILKPKECIFRQNRDIRFSANKEPYKNNMGAYFSPGGKKSSLPGYYLHLQPGECFLAGGIWMPASDVLKKIRQEIDYSGAELKEIIEAKSFKDAFGGIEGEKLKTSPRDYPSEHPYIDFLRMKSFIVTKALTDSEVLSKGLVAICIDAYGKMDRFNEFLSRAVDESDGGEGIL
- a CDS encoding TonB-dependent receptor, translated to MGKSLHRTGIQFCIGILLIFCGLTAFCQDVDAATVKGRIFDSKSQPVPGAIIRVKDSPLTAISSLDGSYQILNVPEGSFEFQLSCMGYEAHSKIVLVNSGDAVLQLDFSLAESTTELDGVIVEGQSVKSEIETKGFAVEVVETEKAALQSVQTNDLLNRTAGVRVRQNGGLGSRVDYNLNGMTGGSVRIFIDGLPISTYGPSFSLNSIPPALIDRIEIYKGVIPAHLADDALGGAINVILKKGVANNLSASVSYGSFNTFQNNLNAVYRDENSGFTAKISAFHNYSDNDYEVWGKFVRNILPNGRYDYVRAKRFNDSYRSVGGKIDLGFSNVSWADQFFVSYTGSDDYNEIQHGAYMSIPYKGRFTTSQSNVFGLNYSKEDLLTKGLDLNFNGSFSKRSEVVTDTVKWNYNWFGERSLGKYGEPILRPEGAQQGVPTINHIDRNISTFRASANYDVNEHHKLILSQSYFNIDRYEQDMMRSAVEREFIGTRDLQKYITSLGYEFNLMQSRLKGNLFGKYYVQGINKMDPALEDGVRVEDRVSSKRNTKGYGMAYSFRLTKKLLILTSAEKAVRMPSEGEIFGSPSENIVENLSIRPEISNNFNLGFKLGSFERNEHEFSFSGTGFIRDTRDKITREINDRINDAVQTAPFVNLGKTKAIGFEGQVNYSYKKALLATLNFSKFNSVYNTKYDANGNVFDHYNQQIPNDPFFTVNSSLEYTVRDIFQSGSALRLSHYFSFVERFYTTWLEIEDFRTPRQYVHDFGATYILPNQRLSISADCRNIFDKQVYDNFAVQKPGRAFYLKINYSINNF